GAAGCCAAGAACAAACTGCCTGCAACTACAGATAATGCAGTCATTGCTGCACCTCAAATCAGAAGCAAATCCCAGACTTCACAAAGGAAGTGGAAGGTATTACTAACCTTTGAACAAACAAAGTCAACTAGCGTGGCTTCTTCTTCACCAATATATTCTATTATTTTCTTGTTGATCCAAGGCCTAATTCGACGTTCCATTagaatctggaaaaaaaaccaaaacaagactAAAGTCTAAATTCATTATTTCCATAAGCTTCACTATCTCAAAACCATACTGACAGATAGGCAGCTATGAGACCCAAGCAGCTATTTAGCAGAATATATGTTTTGCTATCAATGAGACAACCTATAACAAATTGTCAGTTGCAAGTATTTCTGGCAGTTATTCAAAAAAGTTTTTCAGGGTCTTTATTCCCCCTTCCATAAAGCTGCTAGACAAACCGGAGCAACAATTCAAGACAGACTGAATAAAAGTCTTCAGAATAAAATACGCTAACTTACTGAATCCACAATTGACCAGTCAAGAGGATAAGCAAAGAGCTCTGGTTTTGCCGTGGGAATCTTCTCAATGAGACTCTTAATATGTTTGCGTTTCTCTTCTGTATTAACACTGCCTTTAATATTGCTTTTATCTTCTTCTCCATAATCGAGGGGTACAAGTTTCCTTTTCCGTGGCACATCATCACTGTCTTCATCATCAAATTTATTGAAAACACTATCCACAGCAAGTTTCTTCCTCTTTACAGCATTGGGCTGATTAGGGCTATTGCAGGCACCTACAACCCAAGACAGAACAACATAACTGTAAGCTGCAGCTGAACTAGTTTGTTCTTCACACATTCCTTGACAAATATAATTTTGTATGTTATGTAAGGGTCTGTGAATTCCTAGCATTGGCATTTTAATCTATCGCTCTGTTATGAAAAAAGGCAAAGGTATCTGTTCAAGATTCTGGAAAAATAGccttcttcctctgccctgAAACCAACAAATCTATAAAATGTATCTTTTGGATAGGAGAAAACAAGCACAGCATATAGATAACAACAGCTTAATAAAAGTACGTCAAAACATAGCAATCCATTTTGTAAATATGTGGCTATTCAGCTTGGCATGTTTTTCACTCTTGTTACATATGGAACATTGAAGTAAAACATAAACTTGCCCAGTTTGAGGCTCAGTCCTATTTTGGGCCTgtgctcctctggctgctgttgATCGGGTGAATTTTCATGAGGGATAATAATGCCACAAGGAGATTCATCTCCAGGTGTGTTAGGTGTTGCATTTCCACTAGCAGAAGAAACAGATGGGGCAGAACTGATGGGTCGCAAAGTGGGTTTAAGGCAGGGCTTTTGTtcaggctcctcttcctcctcctctggctcttctcttttctcctctttttctgccttttcttcctcttcttcctcagacTCTGGCTCTTGTTTTATTTGTGGCTGCCTACGCCGCTCAGCTTCCTGCTCCATCTACAATGAAACAGACAATTAGCAAGAAAGAAGTCTTCTGAAAAACACCAGTGTCTGAAAGCAATCTAAAGATCCTGTTTCCTAAAGTTCCTGTTACTCAGGAATAAATATATAGAACTACTGCCATTATAATCAGAAACACTTTTGGCTTTGAGTTCCATCCAAACATAGATCTGgaaagcaggggaagggaattgggtttgttgggtttttttgttgttgttttcccccAAAGACAAAGGGGTTGATTGgttttgtgtgggtttgtttttttttcttctgtttccagTGTTCTTACTACTCGCATAAACTTCTTttcaagaaaaaacaaacagatcTCTTACACAGTTTTCTTCAATACCACCAGAATACCTATCAGACCAACAGCTTCTTACCCTCTGGAGTTCTGCATCTGGATCTGGGTGTCCTTCAGCCAGAAGGCGCTGCCTAATTTCCTCtaattcttctttttcccttttcctatcTCGTTCATCTGCTTCCATCTCTTTCTCCCTGTCTCGTAGCCTCTTCTGAAGAGCACTACCCCTGTAAAAGGCAAGGATATTGTACTTCAAAGAACATTCCAAAGCAAATCTTGAACCACAACACCAGAAATACCTCATACAGGAGTATATTCCACTAAACAAGAATAAGATTCCTGAGAGCAACTGGTGTCCTCTATCTTTTGTAACATAAGAGCCTAAGATACCAGTTCCAAACCTCACTGTTCAGGATCTCTACCATCACATTAAACAGCTCTAGAGATCTTAGAAAAATAATCAAATTACGTTATAGGTTTTTACTTGAGAAGAACCAGTTCTGCTATATCACTTTGATGCGAATTTTACTTAGTCCCATGCTGAAAgacctttcccttcctttacaGATTCTTTCTTTGTAAAACTTACAGATTTCCTTGTAGAGAATTTAAGAGACATGCTTGATCCCTTCTCTCTACCCCTGCCACCTTATTTTGACATTACACTGACTTCTGTTCCACCTCGCCCACAAGTTAAGTGACAGGAAGGAGCAGTCACCCCCCAGCATTAACAACTAGCAATAAGGAGATTCCCTTCTCCCTCTGACACATACCACAGGCACACTGAAGTAACTTAGGGAACTATATAACCCTTAAATCACCACAAAATCCGTCAAGTCTGAACTCCATAAGCCTTTGCCAACAAAAAACATAGCTGTATGAAAATGAACAATGAAGACTTTATTGTTAGGAATCAAGACAACAAAATGCTACATACCTGTAATATTTTGGGTCATCTCTATCATCATCATAATCTTCCAAGAACTCTTTTAACCGTTTGGCTTCTTTTGCCTGCAAGAAATTGAAACAGAAAGTAATGTTATACAACaatttctggttttctttccaAGAGCTTAACATTTAGCAAGATTATTAGTAAGTTACTTTTATatctactctgcttcaaactagaaaTACAGTTTTCCAGACCAAAAACCAAAAGATTCTGGAATTGCATCTTCTTCCAGGAAGTGGTTAATTTGCTCTCATATGTGCAATAACAGAGAGTACACCCATTAGGATCATGTGTCTCACTTCCAAACTCCTGTTCTGTTATTAAAATTTCAAAGGGGTTTTAGATATacactcctctctctctgtttttttgaAAACACATCACTGTATTAAAAAACTTCTAAGACTAATATTGGATATTTTAACATTGCAACTTAAGTGTGTTTTATCAGTTGTGatttaagacaaaaaaaactcaaagaaaaacaaaaaaaccctcaaaactGAAGTTAGGCACAGAAGCAAATCTAAAGGATCTTTTTTGGATAAGCACACTCTTCTTGTGTTGTTCCAAACTGTGTACCACTCTATTAATGCACAGGCCTAAAACTGAAGGGGAcaatggagaaagaaaaaaaaaaattccctcaCTTCGATAAAATGCAAAAGAAAATTATTAAAGCTCCTCTTGAAGGAGAGTATAAACTAGGACACTAACCCATCACTAAGCTGTATCTTTAAACCAGCAGTAAGATATTTCTAAGACAATGACTGAGAAATAAATTACAATTGTGAATTCACAAAATTTAACCTTGCTTTCAATAGCTGCTATCCAGAGCCAACCTCCAGGAGGATCACAAAAAGTAAAtatcccttttcccctctcaaGCATTTAAGGGGAAAAACTAGATTCCACATAAACCAGTGTATTTCCAAataccttttttcttcttctcccgcCTCTCTTTGTATATTTAGCATATTTTGCTTTTAAACATTTCCCAGACTCCCTGCTTAGAACTTTCTAATATCTTCTCTTATTCTCTGGAAGAATTGTGAAGTGAAATAAGCACTTTGTTATTCTTTAGTATAAAACTATGAGATgacagatgatcttttgaagtccctctcaacccctaacattgtgTAATATCGAACAGAATCTCTCTTCCAAAAGTGTGTTATTTTGGACAAAACTTTTAAGTGTTACAGAACTGTGATTACTTCTCAACTGATGAGCCAAAGACAGGCATTTACAAAGCGCTTTGATATTATATAGAAGGTTCAGGCACACAGGCTGGATGGAAATAAAAAGGCTGGTCTAGTTCCACCAGTGCCACAGAACATATGGTAGGATTTGCTATAAACCTGACAAATACAGAGGTAATAGTGCATGATGAACAAACCATAGTATTTTTCTGCTGCCTACTTCTCATTCTTTTACCTTCACAATACCAAGCCACTAGGCTTTGTTTTTCAGACTCTAAATAGTACTCCCACTTTCACTAGATATCTTCTCCTTCAATTCCATTAACTCTTCATCTTTGCATAAAACATACATGGTGCTTATACAAAATCAGAGCTTTATCATTATCCATTTAGAGAACAGTACAACATTTCATTCTAATTAAGACCCAAAGAACAAGGGGGGAAAATGACAAGTAGAAATAAAAGCTGTACCatttcccttcttctttcttcttccctttcagcctccttttcataTTCtcgacttttcttccgttctcTGATTTCCCAGTTTTTGAGACGCTACAATAGAAGAAAACACACACACTTCAGTCTCAAGAACATCAAAAATAGCGGGACTACTTGGAATTTTATTGTTTAAAACCAGCTGCATTAAAACGAAGCTAACTATTTATTGACAATTTGACATGTCAGAAGAAGTTCAAGGTTGTTCTGACAGTGACATATTTTCCAGCCTCATTCACTGAGTCAAAGgataaaaaaattaatttaggaaaaggagaggaagaaggaatgaCATACTTTATAGTAGAAGACATGACCTCTCAGACTTAAGGCACCCTAAAAATCCCAACCTACCTCTTGATATGCAGCTTCTTTTTCCCGCAGTTTTCTCTCTAGTTTTCGTCGTTCATAGGCATCTTCCTCATCTTCTTCTCGGTCTCTCTTCTTATCCTTCTCCCGTTCTCGTTCCCGCTCGCGCTCTCTTTCCCGTTCCCGCTCgcgttctctctctctctctcgttctcGTTCTCTTTCCCGTTCTcgctccctttctctttccctgtctctgctcttttctctaaagaaaggagaaagtccAAAATTAAGTAGAGAGCCTTCCTCTCCATTCAAATGACTTAACTTCAAATGCATAACACACTATAGTATCTTTCAAGTtactcttctgcagctgcacaggatGTTTAGCTGACACAGCAGTGAGCATAAATTGACACCGATAACATACAAAATTGCATTTACCTAGAAGTAGTTGTCTAAGCACTAAACATTAAATTGTGCTATCTACAGAAATGAAGCATAAGCACACAGCAATTCTTATCAGACTGTGTTAGTAATTCTCTGTATCTGACACTAAAAAAACCTCACAAATAAA
This genomic interval from Pogoniulus pusillus isolate bPogPus1 chromosome 1, bPogPus1.pri, whole genome shotgun sequence contains the following:
- the RBM25 gene encoding RNA-binding protein 25 isoform X2; its protein translation is MSFPPHLNRPPMGIPTLPPGIPPPQFPGFPPPVPPGTPMIPVPMGIMAPAPTVLVPTTVSMVGKHLGVRKDHPGLKNKENDENSGPTTTVFVGNISEKASDMLIRQLLAKCGLVLSWKRVQGASGKLQAFGFCEYKEPESTLRALRLLHDLQIGEKKLLVKVDAKTKAQLDEWKAKKKASNGNARPETTTEDDEALDEETKRRDQIIKGAIEVLIREYSSELNAPSQESDSHPRKKKKEKKEDEDINAIEMEEDKRDLISREISKFRDTHKKLEEEKGKKEKERQEIEKERRERERERERERERREREREREREREKEKERERERERDRDRDRTKDRDRERDRDRDRDRERSSDRNKDRSRSREKSRDREREREREREREREREREREREREREREREREREREKDKKRDREEDEEDAYERRKLERKLREKEAAYQERLKNWEIRERKKSREYEKEAEREEERRREMAKEAKRLKEFLEDYDDDRDDPKYYRGSALQKRLRDREKEMEADERDRKREKEELEEIRQRLLAEGHPDPDAELQRMEQEAERRRQPQIKQEPESEEEEEEKAEKEEKREEPEEEEEEPEQKPCLKPTLRPISSAPSVSSASGNATPNTPGDESPCGIIIPHENSPDQQQPEEHRPKIGLSLKLGACNSPNQPNAVKRKKLAVDSVFNKFDDEDSDDVPRKRKLVPLDYGEEDKSNIKGSVNTEEKRKHIKSLIEKIPTAKPELFAYPLDWSIVDSILMERRIRPWINKKIIEYIGEEEATLVDFVCSKVMAHSSPQSILDDVAMVLDEEAEVFIVKMWRLLIYETEAKKIGLVK